The following proteins come from a genomic window of Micromonospora zamorensis:
- a CDS encoding NADH-quinone oxidoreductase subunit M, producing the protein MSNFPFLSVLTVAPLVGALVVAFLPRHRPELAKQVAFAWSLLVLVLSVVMWVSFNAGGDRFQFRESYSWIPNWGVSFTFAADGIALVMLMLIAVLVPLVILASWHDAESSKRSVPVYFALLLVLECTMIGVFAAADVFLFYVFFEVMLVPMYFLIGSYGGHQRQYAAVKFFLYSLVGGLFMLAAVIGLWVVGGKTFDWQALSQVDISTGTERWLFLGFFLAFAIKAPFFPFHTWLPDAGGAAPAGAAALLVGVLDKVGTFGILRYCLPLFPEASKWFAPWALALGVIGIVYAALLAVGQNDLKRLVSYTSIAHFGFIGVGIFAFTTQAGTGAVLYMLNHGLATGLLFLVVGMLISRRGSALISDFGGAGKLVPVLAGVLFFAGLASLALPGTAPFISEFLVLIGTFTVNKPVAIIATLGIILAAAYVLWMVQRTTQGTLNPALTEVDGMRKDLNLREKVVVAPLIALIVLLGFFPKPVTDVINPAVQATMDDIGRTDPAPSVGGTVQEAAK; encoded by the coding sequence ATGTCCAACTTCCCGTTCCTCTCGGTGCTCACCGTGGCGCCGCTGGTGGGCGCCCTGGTGGTGGCCTTCCTGCCGCGCCACCGGCCGGAGCTGGCCAAGCAGGTGGCGTTCGCCTGGTCGCTGCTCGTGCTGGTGCTCTCGGTGGTGATGTGGGTCAGCTTCAACGCAGGCGGTGACCGGTTCCAGTTCCGCGAGTCATACTCGTGGATCCCGAACTGGGGCGTCAGCTTCACCTTCGCCGCCGACGGCATCGCGCTGGTGATGCTGATGCTGATCGCGGTGCTGGTGCCGTTGGTGATCCTGGCCTCCTGGCACGACGCGGAGTCGTCGAAGCGGTCGGTGCCCGTCTACTTCGCGCTGCTGCTGGTCCTCGAGTGCACGATGATCGGTGTCTTCGCGGCCGCCGACGTCTTCCTGTTCTACGTGTTCTTCGAGGTCATGCTGGTCCCGATGTACTTCCTGATCGGCAGCTACGGCGGCCACCAGCGGCAGTACGCGGCGGTGAAGTTCTTCCTCTACTCGCTGGTCGGCGGTCTGTTCATGCTGGCCGCGGTGATCGGCCTGTGGGTGGTCGGCGGCAAGACCTTCGACTGGCAGGCGCTGTCCCAGGTCGACATCAGCACCGGCACCGAGCGGTGGCTGTTCCTCGGCTTCTTCCTCGCGTTCGCCATCAAGGCGCCGTTCTTCCCGTTCCACACCTGGCTGCCCGACGCCGGTGGTGCGGCCCCGGCGGGAGCGGCGGCACTGCTGGTCGGCGTGCTGGACAAGGTCGGCACGTTCGGCATCCTGCGCTACTGCCTGCCGCTGTTCCCGGAGGCGTCGAAGTGGTTCGCGCCGTGGGCGCTGGCGCTGGGCGTGATCGGCATCGTCTACGCCGCGCTGCTGGCGGTCGGTCAGAACGACCTCAAGCGGCTGGTGTCGTACACCTCGATCGCGCACTTCGGCTTCATCGGGGTGGGCATCTTCGCCTTCACCACCCAGGCCGGCACCGGCGCGGTGCTCTACATGCTCAACCACGGGCTGGCCACCGGTCTGCTCTTCCTTGTGGTGGGCATGCTGATCAGCCGGCGTGGCTCGGCGTTGATCAGCGACTTCGGCGGTGCCGGCAAGCTGGTCCCGGTGCTCGCCGGTGTGCTCTTCTTCGCCGGTCTCGCCTCGCTCGCACTGCCCGGCACGGCGCCGTTCATCTCGGAGTTCCTGGTGCTGATCGGCACCTTCACGGTGAACAAGCCGGTGGCGATCATCGCCACGCTCGGCATCATCCTGGCCGCCGCGTACGTGCTGTGGATGGTGCAGCGCACCACCCAGGGCACGCTCAACCCGGCTCTCACCGAGGTCGACGGGATGCGCAAGGACCTCAACCTGCGCGAGAAGGTCGTGGTCGCCCCACTGATCGCGCTGATCGTGCTGCTCGGCTTCTTCCCCAAGCCGGTCACTGACGTGATCAACCCGGCCGTCCAGGCGACCATGGACGACATCGGCAGAACCGACCCGGCGCCGTCCGTGGGCGGCACCGTCCAGGAGGCGGCAAAGTGA